One Tribolium castaneum strain GA2 chromosome 6, icTriCast1.1, whole genome shotgun sequence genomic window, tttttgagtttttaaaaCGTTTGGAAACGTTTATTTTGCAAGGTTTTGCTGAAACCggccaaaaaacacaaaattatctTGAAAATgattccattttcacttttttacgGCGTTTTTCACATAGAAAtgctttattttgcaaaatttccaaaataaagcCAAAAAATCATTGATACAGTTCAAAATTAGtgtaatgtttgttttttttagcgTTTTGGATCTTTTTAGAGCAAGATTTAGATGaatcatattaaaaaacgtAATGATTTTGCGCTAGAAACcagaaaaataatgaaaccaaatcgaaaatttcgttatatttgttttgaaacgtttctaaatttagttttttttcaaagattttgcTAAAGCGGGTCTAaacaatacaaatttaaatctaaaatgaCTATTTTTGCAGATCGAAATCAGTGTTCGCATATTCTTTTAGCATGTTAGATCGTTTTTAAGCTAAACACTTAGCTTTTTTGTGAGATCTTGTCAATAGAAATCACAGACATTTGGAAATCAAGTCAAAAATTGTAATGGGTGCTTTGCTTTTAAAACGTTTCTAAATTCAGCTTTTCTAATGAAATGGgtcaaaaaatgaataatttaacttgaaaattactttttttgctttttgggATGTTTTTTATTGTGGAACGCATCAAATATGTCATAATTAGTGTTATTCTTGCTTTTTTAATCGTTTTATTACACAATAATTTGGttgtctattttatttttgtaaaaaaaatcgtcaaaaaataaaatgttaatgttaattttttcagaaaaaatttggttataatcaatatttaacgTAAGTTACAGAAGATTAGAAGATgttcataaaattttcagGGCTCCCCTGACTACAGTTTCATTTAGACGCTTTCTAATAGAttagattttgcaaaaattttgtgtatgGCTTTAATCCTTTAATCATACTTATTgggacaaataaataaaaaaaggggTGTGgtattatttaatgaaaaataattttgcaaaaatcgaTTTTCAATTTCTTCTGTTGATTACATTCAAAACTTTTGGCAGTGTTTTGAAATCATTTAAATGCTCATAAAGAATATGAATCAATTGGTTGTTCCCTAGATGTGATAAAAACTTGTGTGACAAGACATGTGTGTAGAGTAGATATGAATATGGAACACCTAAATACACCTGAAAAATATTACAACCATGATTCATCAAAATACTATTAACACTTCAGACCTTGGGAGTATTATTCCTGTTTTAAGTATTTACACTAGATAAAGCAGTACATTTTTGAGAGAATTTCGacgtaaatttttatcaggGAAGCCACTCCCTTAAGTTCTAAACTGAATAATATcctaatttttgagaaaatagttatttaaaatttaattagaagaatATCACATTTCCATCGAAGGTCATCAATAATATGTCGTTATGCCGATATAAAAATAcagtatttataataaaataaccattaaatgtaaaatgaatgattttttgcaaattagttagaaaaaattgcgtttttgacctcgtttttttgttttcaattcaTTTATTACAGAAACATCGATTTTTAACAATTCTCACTTTAGTAAACAATTATCATAACTGATTAGcgtgatttaattttaagtattCCTTCACCTTTCCCAAATGTAGTAGACCtttgtgttattgttattttaggGGTTGAAGGACGAAAAAATCAGTAACTATGACGACAACCAATCCAATTATTGGATTTCTCATTTCTAATAATAAGTgccctttaaattttaacagaatcACACGTGATTACATCAATTccgtttaaaaaatgcaatcgtTCACCAATTGAACTTTGAAACGCACCGCTACAGAAGTGAAAACTAAACCGTTTCAACATTTCTTGAAGAAAAAAGGTTAAATCTCTGTTTCCCGTTTTCGTCACCATATGTTACCGCTTtatggaaataaataaattagtgcATGACGTGCGAAAGACATCTGTGAAGGTTATTAACCGCCAATTAATAAACTAAAGCGTGGCAGGAAGTGCCCCAAACTGGCTTCGCTCTCATCAATACTGTCTCCAACAAGGAAGTGAGTCATTAGGGGGCCACATACGCCCCATTTAACAAATATGAGCAAACACAAGCTGCAAGGTCAAGTCATTTGTCGCAATTACGCGAACAGACACCGCAAACGGCCAGATTTTGGGGCAATTTCTCGCAGAAAATGTCAAATAGAAAGGGGAAAGGCCAACTAGCAGGAGTCGAGATTTCCGCCCATTTCTTACCTCGGCATGGTCTGGGACACTCACTGGGGGGCGCAAACGTTGCCACACATGTTTTTGCACACACGACACTAATTGTTTCGTTAAAAACGgcgataatttaataaatatcgcAGAAAATGGCGAAGCGGTACACCCAACAAACACGATTGAGCAGGACTGCCACACCCACGGAGCGAAAATCACCAACAGCAGCGGCGTCGCGTCAATCAATATTGCGGCCACTTTGgggataaaataaataaaattggggCGTGCGAGGGAAAACCCtcattttaatacatttttgtgCGAATGAGGGTGTCATTGCTCGACACTTGATGTTTATTTGGGGGAATTACCAGTGGCGTGCGGAACGTACTGGGGATTTTTGTGTTGGCAAcgttatgtaataaaaaactgtttttcttaaattattatatttataaaataatagtaatttttgtattaagtgcgcgaaatgagtgtttttttaatggcgcctgagaatgttattttagtcgagaccgccaggtcgagacctaaaagacattcgaaggcgccattaaaacatgaatttcgccacgaaatacaaacaacgttttttctacagcctccagatgaagaaaaaagtaacagaaattagttggaacaaaatggtctgataaatcgagttgcttgcatggttacgatgataaataaaagtgatagttgcgaaaaatttgtcacaataggtatttttgttgaagaagtgtgatggattttagcagcgaaaacgaaatagatgcaattgcaagcgcggcagtgtcgaatcttttgcctgctaaatcaagaccgcagtacgaaaaaacgtatcttcagtttcggcagtggtgttctatgaaaaagattgatcaagtaacggaaaatgttttgttggcgtatttggaagaaaagtctaccaccttaaagccaccaacactctgggccctttatgcgatgttgaaaGCCACCTTAAACGTTAAAGAGAATATCGATACACGTAAGTTTCCGAAGTTAGTGCCCTACCTGAAAAGCAAAAGCGTAGGTTACAGAAGCAAGAAGTcgcaaattttagacaaagaagacattagcaagtttattaatgaagcagatgacaagatatatttactgatgaaggtaaacttatcatattagtgtaatacaaatcaaaacaactcgttttatttatagactgTGCTAATTTTGGGTATATCGGGAGCCCTTCGACGTGaagaattagttaaaatgaagctaactgacatagaagataaacagtctgtcttaattgtgaaggtgcctgatacaaaaacccactgcgaacgaatatttactgtttcaaatttagaaaatatagaaattgtcagaaaatatAGAGCTTTGCGGCCTCCACGGGCGACTAGTgaccgtttatttttaaagtataccaacggaaaatgtgtgaatcaaaatgttggaattaacaaaatcggagagataccaagtttgattgcaaagtggcttaacaaagacgaacctaaaaaatatactggtCACTGCTTCAGAAGAAGCTCTGCCACTCTTTTGGCGAATGCTGGAGGTgatctaatttcaattaaacgtcATGGGGGCTGGAGAAGCAGCACAGTGGCAGAAAGTTACATCGAGGactctttgaataataaaattgaaattgccaataa contains:
- the LOC107398411 gene encoding uncharacterized protein LOC107398411 isoform X1, which produces MDFSSENEIDAIASAAVSNLLPAKSRPQYEKTYLQFRQWCSMKKIDQVTENVLLAYLEEKSTTLKPPTLWALYAMLKATLNVKENIDTRKFPKLVPYLKSKSVGYRSKKSQILDKEDISKFINEADDKIYLLMKTVLILGISGALRREELVKMKLTDIEDKQSVLIVKVPDTKTHCERIFTVSNLENIEIVRKYRALRPPRATSDRLFLKYTNGKCVNQNVGINKIGEIPSLIAKWLNKDEPKKYTGHCFRRSSATLLANAGGDLISIKRHGGWRSSTVAESYIEDSLNNKIEIANKIQPSSSTEENKITQPSTSASFNGENNFHLQASSLRPLGINGGTFSSCTFNFHMSK
- the LOC107398411 gene encoding uncharacterized protein LOC107398411 isoform X2, with amino-acid sequence MDFSSENEIDAIASAAVSNLLPAKSRPQYEKTYLQFRQWCSMKKIDQVTENVLLAYLEEKSTTLKPPTLWALYAMLKATLNVKENIDTRYRSKKSQILDKEDISKFINEADDKIYLLMKTVLILGISGALRREELVKMKLTDIEDKQSVLIVKVPDTKTHCERIFTVSNLENIEIVRKYRALRPPRATSDRLFLKYTNGKCVNQNVGINKIGEIPSLIAKWLNKDEPKKYTGHCFRRSSATLLANAGGDLISIKRHGGWRSSTVAESYIEDSLNNKIEIANKIQPSSSTEENKITQPSTSASFNGENNFHLQASSLRPLGINGGTFSSCTFNFHMSK